From a region of the Archocentrus centrarchus isolate MPI-CPG fArcCen1 chromosome 18, fArcCen1, whole genome shotgun sequence genome:
- the LOC115797320 gene encoding zinc finger protein 628-like isoform X1, which yields MASDLLIRLSEATQKAQMHPGSREEAEQQDEPGLALSPDGPGASPEPPSLTHTPDGNGATDTLASDLLRKLAERQEVNGHVVRLKEEEEPMDVDTIAQNQAVTEEITPSPPKMVNHHIFSVKTEDRGLTGNKATEEMHPRAKMVDQCLFGLKVEDKFCAEGCPPGSTVADSAVSGAKQFHFQVNMEDVSGAEVSDHLLTGVKMENQLFFKAKFAERPFSGVKMTNKFLSGVKMEDQFPSESKLETQVFSGVKTEEQLFFGAKMEDQFTSGAKMADQCLRAVLWQDMSVNLASTLLHQLSERVGKANSQPVDRMTPPIRSSPVLKGNEDQRHPSPSVMSSQQPPHETQTSLSRHQTTGCSYFFRCHVCGFETEGQALFQSHMTEHRQWEHGSFSLHCCVCDHSTNQEAEMRAHVDTHVQGETVEMRCPVTLPATASTSNSGAPAVATATQLETSTSEHRCRICQRSFPGQQELLVHFQGHRQGNQYRCDRCGHLTRTANKLVEHVRVHTGERPFTCDLCPYSAKRRDSLRLHCKVKHAAHFFNGGAADTPADVHTHRSYVHADNQRSNKHVQRLHTPPSARITTPSSSLPPPPPLLLLHPSLSDRAGWRDLSPLLPITTLISLKQRSPSASSSSSTSSFPTKHSFLGYLGLTTSL from the exons ATGGCGTCTGACCTCCTCATCAGGCTgtcag AGGCCACCCAGAAGGCCCAGATGCATCCTGGGAGCCGAGAAGAAGCGGAGCAGCAGGACGAGCCGGGCCTCGCTCTCTCGCCTGACGGCCCCGGGGCGAGTCCTGAGCCACCGTCGCTCACGCACACGCCTGACGGCAACGGCGCCACGGACACGCTAGCTTCAGATCTGCTCAGGAAGCTAGCAG AGCGTCAGGAAGTGAACGGCCATGTGGTGCGgctcaaagaagaagaagagccaATGGACGTTGACACAATAGCTCAGAATCAAGCAGTCACAGAAGAAATTACTCCATCTCCCCCCAAAATGGTGAACCATCACATCTTCAGTGTTAAAACCGAAGACCGGGGACTCACTGGGAACAAGGCAACTGAGGAGATGCACCCCAGAGCCAAAATGGTGGACCAGTGTCTCTTTGGTCTTAAAGTAGAAGACAAATTTTGTGCTGAAGGATGCCCGCCTGGATCCACAGTGGCAGACAGTGCAGTCTCTGGAGCCAAACAGTTTCACTTCCAAGTAAACATGGAGGATGTCTCTGGAGCCGAGGTGTCAGACCACCTCCTAACTGGAGTCAAGATGGAAAACCAGCTTTTCTTTAAAGCAAAGTTTGCAGAGCGTCCTTTCTCTGGAGTCAAGATGACCAACAAGTTCCTATCTGGAGTCAAAATGGAGGACCAGTTCCCTTCTGAGTCCAAGCTGGAGACCCAGGTTTTCTCCGGGGTGAAGACAGAGGAGCAGCTATTCTTTGGAGCCAAGATGGAAGACCAGTTTACCTCTGGAGCCAAGATGGCTGACCAGTGCCTGAGAGCAGTGCTGTGGCAGGACATGTCAGTGAACCTGGCATCCACGCTGCTGCACCAACTGTCAG AGAGGGTCGGTAAGGCCAACAGTCAGCCGGTGGACAGGATgactccacccatcagaagcag TCCCGTTTTAAAGGGGAACGAGGACCAACGCCACCCCTCCCCCTCAGTTATGAGCTCCCAGCAACCTCCACACG AAACCCAAACCAGCCTCAGCAGACATCAAACCACAGGTTGCTCTTACTTTttcag GTGTCACGTGTGCGGCTTTGAAACGGAGGGACAGGCTCTTTTCCAGAGTCACATGACAGAACACCGCCAGTGGGAGCACGGCTCCTTCTCGCTGCACTGCTGCGTGTGCGACCACTCGACCAATCAGGAGGCAGAGATGAGGGCTCACGTCGACACGCACGTTCAGGGCGAAACGGTAGAGATGAG ATGCCCCGTTACCCTTCCTGCTACCGCTTCCACCTCCAACAGTGGTGCTCCAGCAGTTGCCACGGCAACCCAGCTGGAGACGAGCACCTCTGAGCATCGCTGCCGCATCTGCCAGAGGTCGTTTCCAGGGCAACAGGAGCTGCTGGTTCACTTCCAGGGTCATCGCCAGGGCAACCAGTACCGCTGCGACCGGTGCGGCCACCTGACCCGGACAGCCAACAAGCTGGTGGAGCACGTGCGCGTGCACACAGGGGAGCGGCCATTCACCTGTGACCTCTGCCCTTACAGCGCCAAGCGGCGGGACAGTCTGCGCCTGCACTGCAAGGTCAAACATGCTGCGCACTTTTTCAACGGGGGCGCGGCAGATACGCCTGCCGACGTGCACACGCACCGGTCGTACGTGCATGCAGACAATCAGCGCTCGAACAAGCACGTCCAGCGGCTGCACACACCGCCAAGCGCGCGCATCACCacaccctcctcctctcttcctccgcctcctcctcttcttcttcttcacccaTCGCTGTCTGACCGTGCCGGATGGAGGGATttgtctcctctcctccccaTCACAACTCTCATCTCTCTGAAACAGCGCTCTCCTTCagcctcatcctcctcctccacttcaTCTTTCCCCACCAAACACTCTTTTCTTGGTTACCTCGGTCTGACAACTTCTTTGTAA
- the LOC115797320 gene encoding zinc finger protein 628-like isoform X2, translated as MHPGSREEAEQQDEPGLALSPDGPGASPEPPSLTHTPDGNGATDTLASDLLRKLAERQEVNGHVVRLKEEEEPMDVDTIAQNQAVTEEITPSPPKMVNHHIFSVKTEDRGLTGNKATEEMHPRAKMVDQCLFGLKVEDKFCAEGCPPGSTVADSAVSGAKQFHFQVNMEDVSGAEVSDHLLTGVKMENQLFFKAKFAERPFSGVKMTNKFLSGVKMEDQFPSESKLETQVFSGVKTEEQLFFGAKMEDQFTSGAKMADQCLRAVLWQDMSVNLASTLLHQLSERVGKANSQPVDRMTPPIRSSPVLKGNEDQRHPSPSVMSSQQPPHETQTSLSRHQTTGCSYFFRCHVCGFETEGQALFQSHMTEHRQWEHGSFSLHCCVCDHSTNQEAEMRAHVDTHVQGETVEMRCPVTLPATASTSNSGAPAVATATQLETSTSEHRCRICQRSFPGQQELLVHFQGHRQGNQYRCDRCGHLTRTANKLVEHVRVHTGERPFTCDLCPYSAKRRDSLRLHCKVKHAAHFFNGGAADTPADVHTHRSYVHADNQRSNKHVQRLHTPPSARITTPSSSLPPPPPLLLLHPSLSDRAGWRDLSPLLPITTLISLKQRSPSASSSSSTSSFPTKHSFLGYLGLTTSL; from the exons ATGCATCCTGGGAGCCGAGAAGAAGCGGAGCAGCAGGACGAGCCGGGCCTCGCTCTCTCGCCTGACGGCCCCGGGGCGAGTCCTGAGCCACCGTCGCTCACGCACACGCCTGACGGCAACGGCGCCACGGACACGCTAGCTTCAGATCTGCTCAGGAAGCTAGCAG AGCGTCAGGAAGTGAACGGCCATGTGGTGCGgctcaaagaagaagaagagccaATGGACGTTGACACAATAGCTCAGAATCAAGCAGTCACAGAAGAAATTACTCCATCTCCCCCCAAAATGGTGAACCATCACATCTTCAGTGTTAAAACCGAAGACCGGGGACTCACTGGGAACAAGGCAACTGAGGAGATGCACCCCAGAGCCAAAATGGTGGACCAGTGTCTCTTTGGTCTTAAAGTAGAAGACAAATTTTGTGCTGAAGGATGCCCGCCTGGATCCACAGTGGCAGACAGTGCAGTCTCTGGAGCCAAACAGTTTCACTTCCAAGTAAACATGGAGGATGTCTCTGGAGCCGAGGTGTCAGACCACCTCCTAACTGGAGTCAAGATGGAAAACCAGCTTTTCTTTAAAGCAAAGTTTGCAGAGCGTCCTTTCTCTGGAGTCAAGATGACCAACAAGTTCCTATCTGGAGTCAAAATGGAGGACCAGTTCCCTTCTGAGTCCAAGCTGGAGACCCAGGTTTTCTCCGGGGTGAAGACAGAGGAGCAGCTATTCTTTGGAGCCAAGATGGAAGACCAGTTTACCTCTGGAGCCAAGATGGCTGACCAGTGCCTGAGAGCAGTGCTGTGGCAGGACATGTCAGTGAACCTGGCATCCACGCTGCTGCACCAACTGTCAG AGAGGGTCGGTAAGGCCAACAGTCAGCCGGTGGACAGGATgactccacccatcagaagcag TCCCGTTTTAAAGGGGAACGAGGACCAACGCCACCCCTCCCCCTCAGTTATGAGCTCCCAGCAACCTCCACACG AAACCCAAACCAGCCTCAGCAGACATCAAACCACAGGTTGCTCTTACTTTttcag GTGTCACGTGTGCGGCTTTGAAACGGAGGGACAGGCTCTTTTCCAGAGTCACATGACAGAACACCGCCAGTGGGAGCACGGCTCCTTCTCGCTGCACTGCTGCGTGTGCGACCACTCGACCAATCAGGAGGCAGAGATGAGGGCTCACGTCGACACGCACGTTCAGGGCGAAACGGTAGAGATGAG ATGCCCCGTTACCCTTCCTGCTACCGCTTCCACCTCCAACAGTGGTGCTCCAGCAGTTGCCACGGCAACCCAGCTGGAGACGAGCACCTCTGAGCATCGCTGCCGCATCTGCCAGAGGTCGTTTCCAGGGCAACAGGAGCTGCTGGTTCACTTCCAGGGTCATCGCCAGGGCAACCAGTACCGCTGCGACCGGTGCGGCCACCTGACCCGGACAGCCAACAAGCTGGTGGAGCACGTGCGCGTGCACACAGGGGAGCGGCCATTCACCTGTGACCTCTGCCCTTACAGCGCCAAGCGGCGGGACAGTCTGCGCCTGCACTGCAAGGTCAAACATGCTGCGCACTTTTTCAACGGGGGCGCGGCAGATACGCCTGCCGACGTGCACACGCACCGGTCGTACGTGCATGCAGACAATCAGCGCTCGAACAAGCACGTCCAGCGGCTGCACACACCGCCAAGCGCGCGCATCACCacaccctcctcctctcttcctccgcctcctcctcttcttcttcttcacccaTCGCTGTCTGACCGTGCCGGATGGAGGGATttgtctcctctcctccccaTCACAACTCTCATCTCTCTGAAACAGCGCTCTCCTTCagcctcatcctcctcctccacttcaTCTTTCCCCACCAAACACTCTTTTCTTGGTTACCTCGGTCTGACAACTTCTTTGTAA